In a genomic window of Passer domesticus isolate bPasDom1 chromosome 3, bPasDom1.hap1, whole genome shotgun sequence:
- the STRN gene encoding striatin isoform X5: MAQIAFLQGERKGQENLKKDLVRRIKMLEYALKQERAKYHKLKYGTELNQGDMKPPNYDSDEGNETEIQPQQNSQLIWKQGRQLLRQYLQEVGYTDTILDVKSKRVRALLGLSSDASDKENRNQEPMVNGTEGQIKENAMIGKPELTDSASLLETFKFLENAAADFSDEEDEEDIEGREKTIIDTATIVRKRVLSDSSEDRDTEEALKEFDFLVTSDDGDGESRSSGDGTDWEKEDQCLMPEAWNVDQGVITKLKEQYKKERKGKKGVKRKTTEDMFQPQSYIKQSKQGCGKMMEQSTGPNRSKLQDMLANLRDVDDLPSLQPSVAPSSRPSSSRLIEHEINRTDEVEALTFPPSSGKSFIMGTDEALENELGLGELAGLTVANEADSLTYDIANNKDALRKTWNPKFTLRSHFDGIRGLAFHPVEPVLITASEDHTLKMWNLQKTAPAKKSASLDVEPIYTFRAHNGPVLCVVMSSNGEQCYSGGTDGLIHGWNTTNPNIDPYDSYDPSVLRGAFVGHTDAVWGLVYSGAHQRLLSCSADGTIRLWKATEIAPALNIFNDNQEMGIPSSVDLVSSDPSLMVASFNSGHTSIFNMETRQRILTLESSVDTTVSSSCQINRVISHPTLPISITAHEDRHIKFYDNNTGKLIHSMVAHLDAVTSLAVDPNGLYLMSGSHDCSIRLWNLESKTCIQEFTAHRKKFDESIHDVAFHPSKCYIASAGADALAKVFV, encoded by the exons ATGAAGGGAATGAGACAGAGATTCAGCCACAACAGAACAGCCAGCTAATATGGAAACAAGGACGACAGCTGTTAAGACA GTATCTACAAGAAGTGGGCTACACCGACACGATATTGGATGTGAAATCAAAACGAGTGCGAGCTTTGTTGGGCCTCTCAAGTGATGCTTCagacaaagaaaacagaaatcaaGAGCCAATGGTAAATGGCACAGAGGGCCAGATTAAAGAAAACGCAATGATCGG gAAACCTGAATTGACTGACTCTGCCTCTCTGCTAGAGACGTTCAAGTTTCTTGAAAATGCAGCTGCAGACTTTAGTGAtgaggaagatgaagaagatattgaaggaagagagaaaacaatCATTGATACTGCAACA ATTGTAAGGAAAAGAGTGCTATCTGACAGCAGTGAAGACAGAGATACAGAAGAAGCTTTGAAAGAGTTTGACTTTTTGGTTACCTCAGATGATGGTGATGGGGAATCTAGAAGTTCGGGAGATGGAACAGACTGGG AAAAGGAAGACCAGTGTCTCATGCCTGAAGCCTGGAATGTCGACCAGGGAGTTATAACCAAACTCAAGGAACAATACAAAAAGGAGCgcaaggggaaaaagggggtgAAGA GAAAAACTACCGAAGATATGTTTCAGCCTCAATCCTATATAAAACAGTCAAAACAGGGATGTGGGAAAATGATGGAGCAAAGCACAG GGCCCAACAGGTCAAAGCTGCAAGATATGCTTGCAAACTTGAGAGATGTTGATGATCTGCCTTCATTACAGCCATCTGTTGCACCTTCTTCTAGGCCCAGTAGTTCAAGGCTCATTGAACATGAGATAAACAGGACGGATGAAg tggaagcTTTAACATTCCCTCCGTCCTCAGGGAAATCTTTCATTATGGGAACAGATGAAGCCCTTGAAAATGAGCTGGGTCTTGGAGAACTGGCAGGCCTTACTGTAGCAAATGAGGCAGATTCGCTGACTTACGAT ataGCCAACAATAAGGATGCATTGAGAAAGACTTGGAACCCCAAGTTTACGTTAAGAAGTCACTTTGATGGAATAAGAGGTCTCGCTTTTCATCCAGTTGAACCAGTCTTAATAACAGCTTCAGAGGACCATACATTAAAAATGTGGAATTTACAAAAAACAGCCCCAGCAAAAAA GAGTGCTTCTCTTGATGTAGAGCCAATATACACCTTCCGAGCACATAA TGGACCAGTGCTGTGTGTGGTGATGAGCAGTAATGGTGAACAGTGCTACAGTGGGGGAACAGATGGCCTCATCCATGGCTGGAACACAACCAACCCAAACATTGACCCCTATGACTCTTACG ATCCTTCTGTTCTAAGAGGTGCTTTTGTAGGCCATACTGATGCAGTGTGGGGTCTGGTGTACAGTGGGGCTCACCAGCGTTTGCTGTCCTGCTCAGCAGACGGCACAATACGTTTATGGAAAGCTACTGAAATTGCTCCAGCTCTCAATATCTTCAATGATAATCAAG AAATGGGAATCCCTTCATCAGTAGACCTTGTGAGCAGTGACCCAAGCCTCATGGTAGCATCATTTAACAGTGGGCACACTAGCATTTTTAACATGGAGACACGGCAGCGAATTCTTACCCTGGAGTCCAGTGTGGATACTA CAGTCAGTTCTTCCTGTCAGATAAACAGAGTCATCAGCCATCCAACTCTTCCAATTAGTATCACTGCTCATGAAGACAGACACATCAAATTCTACGACAACAACACAG GAAAACTGATCCACTCCATGGTAGCACACTTAGATGCAGTTACAAGTTTAGCTGTTGATCCTAATGGCTTGTATTTGATGTCTGGCA gCCATGACTGCTCGATTCGCTTGTGGAATCTTGAAAGCAAGACCTGCATCCAAGAATTTACTGCCCATCGCAAAAAATTTGATGAGTCCATTCATGATGTGGCTTTCCACCCATCCAAATGTTATATTGCCAGTGCAGGAGCAGATGCCCTGGCTAAAGTGTTTGTATGA
- the STRN gene encoding striatin isoform X6: MLEYALKQERAKYHKLKYGTELNQGDMKPPNYDSDEGNETEIQPQQNSQLIWKQGRQLLRQYLQEVGYTDTILDVKSKRVRALLGLSSDASDKENRNQEPMVNGTEGQIKENAMIGKPELTDSASLLETFKFLENAAADFSDEEDEEDIEGREKTIIDTATIVRKRVLSDSSEDRDTEEALKEFDFLVTSDDGDGESRSSGDGTDWEKEDQCLMPEAWNVDQGVITKLKEQYKKERKGKKGVKRKTTEDMFQPQSYIKQSKQGCGKMMEQSTGPNRSKLQDMLANLRDVDDLPSLQPSVAPSSRPSSSRLIEHEINRTDEVEALTFPPSSGKSFIMGTDEALENELGLGELAGLTVANEADSLTYDIANNKDALRKTWNPKFTLRSHFDGIRGLAFHPVEPVLITASEDHTLKMWNLQKTAPAKKSASLDVEPIYTFRAHNGPVLCVVMSSNGEQCYSGGTDGLIHGWNTTNPNIDPYDSYDPSVLRGAFVGHTDAVWGLVYSGAHQRLLSCSADGTIRLWKATEIAPALNIFNDNQEMGIPSSVDLVSSDPSLMVASFNSGHTSIFNMETRQRILTLESSVDTTVSSSCQINRVISHPTLPISITAHEDRHIKFYDNNTGKLIHSMVAHLDAVTSLAVDPNGLYLMSGSHDCSIRLWNLESKTCIQEFTAHRKKFDESIHDVAFHPSKCYIASAGADALAKVFV, translated from the exons ATGAAGGGAATGAGACAGAGATTCAGCCACAACAGAACAGCCAGCTAATATGGAAACAAGGACGACAGCTGTTAAGACA GTATCTACAAGAAGTGGGCTACACCGACACGATATTGGATGTGAAATCAAAACGAGTGCGAGCTTTGTTGGGCCTCTCAAGTGATGCTTCagacaaagaaaacagaaatcaaGAGCCAATGGTAAATGGCACAGAGGGCCAGATTAAAGAAAACGCAATGATCGG gAAACCTGAATTGACTGACTCTGCCTCTCTGCTAGAGACGTTCAAGTTTCTTGAAAATGCAGCTGCAGACTTTAGTGAtgaggaagatgaagaagatattgaaggaagagagaaaacaatCATTGATACTGCAACA ATTGTAAGGAAAAGAGTGCTATCTGACAGCAGTGAAGACAGAGATACAGAAGAAGCTTTGAAAGAGTTTGACTTTTTGGTTACCTCAGATGATGGTGATGGGGAATCTAGAAGTTCGGGAGATGGAACAGACTGGG AAAAGGAAGACCAGTGTCTCATGCCTGAAGCCTGGAATGTCGACCAGGGAGTTATAACCAAACTCAAGGAACAATACAAAAAGGAGCgcaaggggaaaaagggggtgAAGA GAAAAACTACCGAAGATATGTTTCAGCCTCAATCCTATATAAAACAGTCAAAACAGGGATGTGGGAAAATGATGGAGCAAAGCACAG GGCCCAACAGGTCAAAGCTGCAAGATATGCTTGCAAACTTGAGAGATGTTGATGATCTGCCTTCATTACAGCCATCTGTTGCACCTTCTTCTAGGCCCAGTAGTTCAAGGCTCATTGAACATGAGATAAACAGGACGGATGAAg tggaagcTTTAACATTCCCTCCGTCCTCAGGGAAATCTTTCATTATGGGAACAGATGAAGCCCTTGAAAATGAGCTGGGTCTTGGAGAACTGGCAGGCCTTACTGTAGCAAATGAGGCAGATTCGCTGACTTACGAT ataGCCAACAATAAGGATGCATTGAGAAAGACTTGGAACCCCAAGTTTACGTTAAGAAGTCACTTTGATGGAATAAGAGGTCTCGCTTTTCATCCAGTTGAACCAGTCTTAATAACAGCTTCAGAGGACCATACATTAAAAATGTGGAATTTACAAAAAACAGCCCCAGCAAAAAA GAGTGCTTCTCTTGATGTAGAGCCAATATACACCTTCCGAGCACATAA TGGACCAGTGCTGTGTGTGGTGATGAGCAGTAATGGTGAACAGTGCTACAGTGGGGGAACAGATGGCCTCATCCATGGCTGGAACACAACCAACCCAAACATTGACCCCTATGACTCTTACG ATCCTTCTGTTCTAAGAGGTGCTTTTGTAGGCCATACTGATGCAGTGTGGGGTCTGGTGTACAGTGGGGCTCACCAGCGTTTGCTGTCCTGCTCAGCAGACGGCACAATACGTTTATGGAAAGCTACTGAAATTGCTCCAGCTCTCAATATCTTCAATGATAATCAAG AAATGGGAATCCCTTCATCAGTAGACCTTGTGAGCAGTGACCCAAGCCTCATGGTAGCATCATTTAACAGTGGGCACACTAGCATTTTTAACATGGAGACACGGCAGCGAATTCTTACCCTGGAGTCCAGTGTGGATACTA CAGTCAGTTCTTCCTGTCAGATAAACAGAGTCATCAGCCATCCAACTCTTCCAATTAGTATCACTGCTCATGAAGACAGACACATCAAATTCTACGACAACAACACAG GAAAACTGATCCACTCCATGGTAGCACACTTAGATGCAGTTACAAGTTTAGCTGTTGATCCTAATGGCTTGTATTTGATGTCTGGCA gCCATGACTGCTCGATTCGCTTGTGGAATCTTGAAAGCAAGACCTGCATCCAAGAATTTACTGCCCATCGCAAAAAATTTGATGAGTCCATTCATGATGTGGCTTTCCACCCATCCAAATGTTATATTGCCAGTGCAGGAGCAGATGCCCTGGCTAAAGTGTTTGTATGA